The following coding sequences are from one Peromyscus eremicus chromosome X, PerEre_H2_v1, whole genome shotgun sequence window:
- the LOC131899932 gene encoding gap junction alpha-6 protein-like: MSKWSALDQLLDKSQPYSRAGGKIWLQILFVFRILLLETAIESAWSDDQLNFHCNTQQPGCENVCYDQAFPISHVRLWVLQIIFVSVPTLLYLAHVFHAIRQKKKSKKQEKELGVARFDGASVEIHWQKIEVKKSKCGSEAHRKVKIRGRLLLTYILSIFFKSVFEVAFVLIQWYIYGFTLKTVYICEHFPCLHQVDCFPSRPTEKSIFILLMLVVSLVSLVLNIIELVQVLFNTIKNCVRDEDEFYYGTAEIQSLSQESSPSVLATMVPKDQVVPVKQSSVYV, encoded by the coding sequence ATGAGTAAGTGGAGTGCCTTAGACCAGCTTCTAGACAAGTCTCAACCCTACTCCAGAGCTGGAGGAAAGATATGGCTGCAGATCCTTTTCGTTTTCCGGATTCTGCTCCTGGAGACTGCCATCGAGTCAGCCTGGAGTGACGACCAGCTCAATTTCCATTGCAACACTCAGCAGCCTGGTTGTGAAAATGTCTGCTATGACCAAGCTTTCCCGATCTCTCACGTGCGCCTCTGGGTCCTACAGATCATATTCGTGTCTGTGCCTACACTCTTATACCTGGCACATGTGTTCCATGCCATTCGGCAGAAAAAGAAGTCGAAGAAGCAAGAGAAGGAACTTGGAGTTGCTCGCTTTGATGGTGCCAGTGTGGAAATTCACTGGCAGAAAATTGAAGTAAAGAAGTCCAAGTGTGGCAGTGAAGCCCATAGGAAGGTGAAAATTAGAGGCAGGTTGCTGCTGACCTACATACTCAGTATCTTCTTCAAGTCTGTCTTTGAGGTGGCCTTTGTGCTGATCCAGTGGTACATTTATGGATTTACCCTGAAGACCGTTTACATTTGTGAACACTTTCCTTGCCTGCATCAGGTGGACTGCTTTCCCTCTCGCCCCACAGAAAAAAGCATCTTCATCCTCTTAATGCTGGTGGTGTCCCTGGTATCTTTAGTCTTGAATATAATTGAGCTGGTCCAAGTCTTATTTAACACCATTAAGAATTGTGTGAGAGATGAGGATGAGTTTTACTATGGTACAGCTGAAATACAGAGCCTTTCCCAGGAGTCCTCACCAAGTGTTCTCGCTACCATGGTTCCTAAGGATCAGGTGGTTCCTGTGAAACAATCTTCAGTCTATGTTTAA